One genomic window of Aethina tumida isolate Nest 87 chromosome 3, icAetTumi1.1, whole genome shotgun sequence includes the following:
- the LOC109604730 gene encoding inducible metalloproteinase inhibitor protein → MKHISYILFILVIWTAICGATRLNCTKPHEHYACGSACQTTCENLGETCPIINIKCNDACYCDKDYARNGENVCIPIADCPPKHFKSLVSIIQQIFADYSPYKIVCDRPNEHYECGSACQTTCATLGQTCPIVNIRCNDGCYCNRGFARNSRNVCIPIVQCPIP, encoded by the exons ATGAAACACatctcttatattttatttattctggtGATTTGGACCGCGATTTGCGGAGCAA CACGCCTAAACTGCACAAAACCACACGAGCATTACGCATGTGGAAGTGCCTGTCAAACCACATGCGAAAATCTGGGTGAAACATGCCCcatcataaacataaaatgtaatgATGCTTGTTATTGTGACAAAGACTACGCCAGAAATGGTGAAAATGTTTGCATCCCCATCGCCGATTGTCCACCTAAGCAC tttaaatctttggTATCAATTATCCAACAAATTTTTGCAGATTATTCGCCCTACAAAATCGTTTGTGACAGACCAAACGAACATTACGAATGTGGAAGTGCATGCCAAACAACATGCGCAACACTGGGTCAAACATGTCCGATCGTCAACATCAGATGTAACGACGGCTGTTATTGCAACAGAGGTTTCGCCCGGAATTCCCGTAACGTTTGCATTCCAATCGTTCAATGCCCGATTCCTTAA
- the LOC109604731 gene encoding uncharacterized protein LOC109604731 encodes MMNNKFLLLVPVFTLMLTYYYYFDEDLKRDNENILIYQYFNKNLRYLLESPTCMIENLDPLNEEIKEFHWKVPKHECSKYKLLSYITKTDTAVNLNINRSLFKTYSYLKITCCYSEIYRDNTGNLPDETIKQSDCFPIESSVAVTHDIIKVECRSPFNSIYSNVHHIIQPVPKSVKTDKPSILLLGIDGMSKLNFMRSMPKTFTYLESYDWIGLKGYNKIEDNTYPNLMAFLTGQNWTDSDKLCDPTVIGKLDGCNFIWKEFKKLGYTTAYGEDTKVSTFNYLKKGFLNPPTDVYLKPYVIASLNLSTKWYCSTYYCSGPENAGQRMLDSVLDFSVTYKNVPTFGLFWINTFSHDDINCATSMDADVEMLLRKLYVEEILNDTIVVLLSDHGFRYGNIRYTHTGYMEERLPFIYFWIPEGYRKRYVKEYEELKRNAQRLTSPYDLYMTLQHVLKQVDPKYVIKESRGCSKCHSLMETIKNDRVCSDAGIPDYYCSCTKYFTTSLNRPIVKELGEFLVGEINAKVASYGSEAKGCAYYILYKVLSVKSLINKDKNEETFLIKIKTFPETIMEASINVNYAKHVFKIVDNISRLDRYGPRSYCVKGSKVSYYCYCKSLFMYVNHVLCNNIFCFL; translated from the exons atgatgaataataaatttttacttctgGTGCCAGTATTTACTCTTATGTTGacatattactattattttgacGAAGACCTTAAAAgagataatgaaaatattttaatttatcagtattttaataaaa ATTTAAGGTATTTACTGGAATCTCCAACGTGCATGATTGAAAATCTTGATCCGCTGAAcgaagaaataaaagaatttcatTGGAAAGTCCCGAAACACGAATGCAGCAAGTATAAATTGCTCAGCTATATCACGAAAACCGACACAgctgtaaatttaaacatcaacCGGAGCCTTTTCAAAACTTActcatacttaaaaattacctGTTGTTACTCCGAAATATACAGAGACAATACCGGTAATTTGCCTGATGAAACGataaa acaaTCTGACTGTTTCCCGATTGAATCGTCAGTGGCAGTAACACATGATATTATCAAGGTAGAATGCAGGTCTCCTTTCAATTCGATTTACTCGAACGTTCACCATATAATCCAACCTGTGCCAAAATCCGTAAAAACCGATAAACCGAGCATATTACTTTTAGGAATTGACGGAATGTCTAAATTAAACTTCATGAGGTCGATGCCCAAAACGTTCACCTACTTGGAATCGTACGATTGGATCGGACTCAAGGGTTACAACAAAATAGAGGACAACACTTATCCGAATCTAATGGCCTTTTTGACCGGCCAAAATTGGACGGACTCGGACAAGCTTTGCGACCCGACAGTCATTGGCAAACTGGACGGTTGTAATTTCATTTGGAAGGAGTTCAAGAAGTTGGGTTACACGACTGCTTACGGTGAAGACACCAAAGTGTCCACctttaattatctcaaaaagGGTTTCCTGAACCCTCCGACGGACGTGTACCTGAAACCGTATGTGATCGCCTCGCTGAATCTGTCGACGAAGTGGTACTGCAGCACGTACTATTGCTCGGGTCCCGAGAACGCTGGTCAGAGGATGTTAGATTCCGTGTTGGATTTTAGCGTTACGTATAAAAACGTGCCGACTTTCGGCCTCTTCTGGATCAACACGTTCAGTCACGACGACATAAACTGCGCAACAAGCATGGACGCGGACGTTGAAATGCTGTTGAGGAAATTGTATGTTGAAGAAATCCTGAACGATACCATAGTCGTGCTGTTAAGCGATCACGGATTTAGGTACGGGAATATTAGGTATACCCACACAGGATACATGGAGGAAAGACTGCCGTTTATCTACTTCTGGATACCGGAGGGATATAGGAAGAGGTACGTGAAGGAGTACGAGGAACTGAAGAGAAACGCACAAAGACTTACAAGTCCTTACGACTTGTATATGACGCTGCAACACGTGTTGAAACAAGTCGACCCCAAATATGTGATAAAAGAGAGTAGAGGCTGTTCAAAATGTCACTCGCTGATGGAAACGATTAAAAACGATAGAGTTTGTTCGGACGCTGGAATTCCAGATTACTATTGTTCCTGCACAAAATACTTCACAACCAGTTTAAACCGTCCTATAGTTAAGGAATTGGGGGAGTTTTTGGTTGGGGAGATTAACGCAAAAGTCGCATCTTATGGATCAGAAGCCAAAGGCTGTgcttactatattttatacaaagtaTTATCGGTTaagtctttaattaataaggataaaaatgaagaaacgttcctaattaaaattaaaacatttccaGAAACAATAATGGAGGCTAGCATTAACGTTAACTATGCGAagcatgtttttaaaattgttgacaaTATTAGTAGACTAGATCGGTATGGACCGAGAAGTTATTGTGTTAAAGGTTCAAAAGTatcttattattgttattgcaaatctttatttatgtaCGTTAATCATGTTttgtgtaataatatattttgtttcttataA
- the LOC109604732 gene encoding zinc finger MIZ domain-containing protein 1, which yields MLGYTSYRDWSPGGATAQQQLSVVTTVWGVTTSTQSGPHGSYTGGPAPANSQNYANGLAKGQPNNYQAGYRPQGVANYGATNGMNGADGGYGNSNALSTAAMVAAATATATATASVVALQDNNQFNNQQYSQGYQQRMVPMNGMNGMNPMNPMSNMSNMNMGGMHNNVMGNMGGNMGPKMGMQGPGPTNNPMYPRRMTPYPSPAMHMSQKRGQQSYPTGGPCPTMNPNMNPGMNPNMSPNMNPNFNPNAQYPNYGSRQPNFNQYPAQQTLGPTGNFGPNSMGPNNRVMRQATPPYTNPGQYFPNGSMNQFPANNSGQYNMNSSGSQYNSNSQFQQDVALRSSMNYQHSPIPGNPTPPLTPASSMPPYISPNPDVKPNFNEMKPLLPNQKDDELRLTFPVRDGIILPPFRLEHNLAVSNHVFQLKPTVHQTLMWRSDLELQLKCFHHEDRQMNTNWPASVQVSVNATPLIIDRGENKTSHKPLYLKDVCQPGRNTIQITVAACCCSHLFVLQLVHRPSVRSVLQGLLRKRLLTADHCIAKIKRNFNNTGSGPNMERDRDAVEQTALKVSLKCPITFKRITLPARGHECKHIQCFDLESYLQLNCERGSWRCPVCNKPAQLEGLEVDQYMWGILNTLNTSDVEEVTIDSSANWKSAKGIPGVKMENEEDSCGAKRLNNKAMSPGSMTLPTMNNWDMSQAMSPYLPPDMNSIASGSMMNGPPTYNNGRSGNNMNDMSYSTNNEYLTGNGPLSHLSESVNSLDPLNAMEKSLNEQMPHTPHTPHTPHTPHTPGGTPGSAHTPGGPNGPPSVPPASDAHNTSNSSTGGSSAGNQGNGGSGGSNNGSNDNSIPEIPSDLNFDPAAVIDGEGTGQEALNLLPDSVDPMELLSYLDPPDLNTPPSSGSSAGQANNSANDDILALFE from the exons ATGCTGGGATATACATCCTATag GGACTGGTCGCCGGGCGGCGCCACAGCCCAGCAGCAGTTGTCTGTCGTGACCACCGTGTGGGGAGTCACCACATCGACCCAGTCGGGCCCCCACGGATCGTACACGGGCGGCCCGGCACCTGCCAACAGCCAGAACTACGCGAACGGCCTCGCCAAGGGACAGCCCAACAACTATCAGGCGGGTTATAGGCCGCAAGG AGTGGCCAACTATGGAGCAACGAATGGTATGAACGGCGCTGACGGAGGCTACGGGAACAGTAATGCCCTGTCCACAGCTGCGATGGTAGCAGCTGCAACCGCCACCGCTACCGCCACCGCCAGCGTGGTGGCCCTCCAGGACAACAATCAGTTCAACAaccaacagtattctcag gGGTATCAGCAAAGGATGGTGCCCATGAACGGAATGAACGGCATGAATCCGATGAACCCGATGAGCAACATGTCGAACATGAACATGGGCGGCATGCACAACAACGTGATGGGCAACATGGGCGGTAATATGGGACCTAAGATGGGTATGCAAGGACCCGGTCCCACCAACAACCCCATGTACCCGAGGAGGATGACTCCATATCCGTCACCGGCCATGCACATGTCGCAAAAGCGCGGCCAGCAATCGTACCCCACTGGCGGACCGTGTCCCACTATGAATCCCAACATGAACCCGGGCATGAACCCCAACATGAGCCCGAACATGAACCCCAACTTTAACCCCAACGCCCAGTACCCGAACTACGGGTCGAGGCAGCCGAATTTCAATCAGTATCCCGCCCAACAGACGTTGGGCCCCACCGGCAACTTCGGACCCAATTCGATGGGCCCGAACAACCGCGTGATGCGACAAGCCACCCCTCCGTACACCAATCCCGGACAGTATTTTCCTAACGGTTCTATGAACCAATTTCCTGCAAACAATTCTGGTCAGTATAACATGAACAGTTCCGGGTCCCAGTACAACAGCAACAGCCAGTTTCAACAAGACGTCGCGCTGCGGAGCAGCATGAACTATCAACATAGCCCGATACCGGGCAACCCCACGCCTCCACTCACGCCCGCCAGTAGCATGCCCCCCTACATCAGCCCCAATCCCGACGTCAAACCCAACTTTAACGAAATGAAACCTCTGCTACCCAATcaaa AAGACGATGAATTGAGGCTAACGTTCCCGGTGCGGGACGGCATTATCCTGCCGCCGTTCCGTCTGGAGCATAACCTCGCCGTCAGCAATCATGTGTTCCAACTGAAGCCGACCGTGCACCAAACTTTGATGTGGCGTTCGGATCTCGAGCTGCAGCTCAAGTGCTTCCACCATGAGGACAGACAAATGAATACGAACTGGCCTGCGTCAGTGCAAGTCTCCGTCAACGCGACGCCCTTAATCATCGATCGTGGCGAAAACAAGACGTCGCACAAGCCCCTGTACCTCAAGGACGTATGTCAGCCGGGCAGAAACACCATACAGATCACCGTTGCCGCCTGTTGTTGT AGTCATTTGTTTGTCCTCCAATTGGTGCACAGGCCTAGTGTGCGATCGGTACTGCAGGGATTACTGCGCAAGCGACTGCTTACGGCCGACCACTGCATAGCCAAGATCAAGCGCAATTTCAACAACACCGGATCCGGTCCGAATATGGAACGAGATCGGGATGCGGTGGAACAGACGGCACTGAAAGTGTCTCTTAAGTGTCCGATCACATTCAAGAGGATCACGTTGCCGGCCAGGGGACACGAGTGCAAGCACATACAGTGTTTCGATTTGGAATCGTACCTACAGCTCAACTGCGAGAGGGGGTCGTGGAGGTGTCCTGTGTGCAA taAACCGGCACAATTGGAGGGGTTGGAAGTGGATCAGTACATGTGGGGTATTCTCAACACGCTTAACACTTCTGATGTTGAGGAAGTCACAATCGATAGTTCAGCTAATTGGAAGTCGGCTAAAGGAATTCCAGGAGTCAAG ATGGAGAACGAGGAGGACTCGTGCGGCGCCAAACGTTTGAATAACAAGGCTATGTCGCCGGGCAGTATGACGTTACCGACAATGAACAACTGGGACATGTCTCAGGCGATGTCGCCGTACCTGCCACCCGACATGAACAGCATCGCTAGCGGTTCGATGATGAATGGCCCACCCACGTACAACAACGGCCGCAGCGGCAACAACATGAACGACATGTCATATTCCACCAACAACGAGTATCTGACCGGAAACGGGCCTCTTTCCCACCTCAGCGAATCAGTCAACTCCCTGGATCCGCTTAACGCGATGGAAAAGAGTCTGAACGAACAG ATGCCACACACGCCTCACACACCGCACACGCCACACACACCCCACACGCCTGGCGGTACGCCGGGATCGGCACATACGCCGGGTGGTCCAAACGGTCCGCCCAGCGTGCCACCCGCCTCCGATGCCCACAATACCAGTAACTCGTCGACGGGCGGCTCGTCGGCCGGCAACCAAGGGAACGGGGGCTCGGGTGGAAGCAACAACGGATCAAATGACAACTCCATTCCCGAGATCCCGTCCGATCTCAACTTCGATCCGGCTGCCGTCATCGATGGTGAGGGCACCGGCCAAGAAGCTCTGAAC CTACTTCCGGACAGCGTGGACCCTATGGAGTTGTTGTCCTACCTGGACCCGCCTGATCTGAACACGCCGCCATCAAGCGGCAGCAGCGCCGGGCAAGCCAACAACTCGGCAAACGACGACATCCTCGCCCTCTTCGAATAA